The nucleotide window acgatttgggcatgtgtgtgccgtgtagctatcgttagctgctagttctgaagttgaggaggtcgttttacaacaaagcaacaatacttttggacaaaggacacattgcccaagatactgatggaagctcgtccaaaagtaagagttatttatgatgattttattccgtatttatgtggaaaaatttaaacgcagttgtcggccattttttgcggcactagtctggctgtaactcacaacgtatgtcttgtaacgttaattttaaaaatctaaatcagcagttgcattaataaccaatgcatctttcattagctgtccaacctgtatttttttagtcaatctaatcgataaataatcgtaatcataggtgcctttccaagatggcgccggcccgaatgcatgccatgttttgacagattacattgcataaccaagatttttgatgctaaatatgcacattttcgaacaaactctatatgcattgtgtaatatgatgttacaggactgtcatctgaagaattctgagaaggttagtgaaaaaatgtatatattttggtggcgataacgttatcgccccctttgccttgatttaatgctggggtgatgttagctcatgtggtatgctaatataacgatatattgtgtcttccctgtaaaacacttagaaaatctgaaatattgtctggattcacaagatctgtgtctttcgattgctgtatgctgtgtatttttcagaaatgttttaggatgagtattttggtaattgacgtcggtctctgtaattattccggctgcttccaacgctatttcagattgcagctgcaatgtacaactgtgatttatacctgaaaaatgcacattaaaaaaaacaaaacatatcctataccataaatatgttatcagactgtcatcttatgaagttgtttcttggttagtggctatatatatctttatttagtctaattagtgatagctactgatgcaggggaaaaatggtggagtaaaaaaagttgtgtcttttgctaacgtggttagctaatagatttacatattgtgtcttccctgtaaaacattttaaaaatcagaaatgatggctggattcacaagatctgtatctttcatctggtgtcttggacttgggatttaatgatatttagatgcttgtatttacttgtgacgctatgctaggctatgctagtcagcttttttactgtggggggtgctcccggatccgggatgggtaccaagtaaaagttaaactgCCATAGCGGCTGATGTGGCCCAAAAAAAAAGCTAGCTACTTACGGGGGAGGATGGGTGCTTGCGGAGCTGAGCGGTGAAGTCCATCTCCTTGTGCGGTGGCAAGGTGCTGACCTTGACACGTCCGTCTGTGCTGAAGTTGAACTCTTTGGGTACGGTGGTGGCCAGAGCCAGCTTCTTTGGGGGCTGACCTGAGTGACGACATGATTGACCAGATGAAATTCTGCTTAATGCAGACAGATTACTCCTTCATACAATTGAAGCTACTCACTGCCTGCCATTGCAGCCCTGTAACTGGCCTCGTTCCTCTTCCGCTGGTCAGCCACTTCCTTCTGAAGAGCCTTGATGCGCTCCATCTCCTGCTGCTCAGAGCTCTTATGCCTGGGGTTGACATACAAACGTTATAACACAATTTTGGGATATTAACCTTCAAATGCAGTGTTCCACAATCCTGGTCCTAGAGAACCACTGGGTTTTGCAAGATTTTGTTCTAGCCCAGTGTCAATACTTGATTAGTTGAATAAGGAGAGTTACTGCTAGGGTTATAACGCTGAGTGATGGGAAATGTAACCAGTCAAATTCCTTAACGTATCCACGGATTAAAGGACTGACAGTATTGTCAGCACCAACATCAGGTCATGCATGCCTCCTTTAATTAAAATCGATGAGTGATAGCAGTATGacatactgtgtggtggtgggggccGCTGCAACGTGCCGGGCCTGCGTGGCTGCTCTGGGGTTGAGTCGCACGGTGGTGCGGACACTAAGACTGCGCCTGGGGGGCAGAGATGAGCTCCTGGCAAATGAACAGACCAGGACAGTCTGGTTACTTTTGTCCACAAGACAATTGGTCAAAGTTCATTATTAAAGATGGAATCTGCAGTAgggggaaacagcaccactgcCCAGGCATTATTGTTTTGTTGACAAAGCAGAGGTGGAGAGCGCTGCATGTGAAAAACTAATAGAGTGATACATTCACCAACACCCAAAATTAATTTCATATTTCAAACCCAATAGTGAATAGTTTGGACCATGCTAAACAAGCCCTCAAAATACATTTCCACCATGGTGGGAGGGGGAAGACAAGGTACTCCAGTTGTTTAACTTCGATGTGTTGAcgaaatgttgtttttttgtgcgttttaattttttttcagcAGTAGGGTTTGAGCTGTAAGCAGTAAGATGAATTGCTGTCTCTGCCATGACCACATCCAGGGCTAGATAATTCCAGGCACACTGTGGCAAAGGGGAGGATAGTGAAAATGTATAAGTTCACTGACCTTCTCTGCTTCTTGACAGGTGGTGGCACTTGAGGGGCGGTGTGCTGTCCTTCCTCATTGCAGGCTGCCTCTTTGCGCTTTGACACCCTTCAgtggagaaaaaaagtgttatattACCACTTAGAAACATACAGTTACTTGGtctaatactgaccagataggtCAAATACAATAGGAACTTAATTTAGTCCTGGACTGGTCTGCAGCTAAACAGGTTGATGCTGGTTATAGAAGAAACATTACTTTAGCATTATAACATTTTGCCATCTTTCCTTTCCACTTGAAATGGACTAATAAAAGAAATATTCCAAACATCCATGAATGCAGCAGGGTGGCTGCAATCGGGTTCTTCAAAAAGAACCACATTCCTTAGTAACTCAATTTAACCAATGTAGAGCCTAAGGACTCTCAAAGAGATGTCAGCTGAGCTGAGTGTTCTAGAAGCATCATACCTGCGCGGTTGGGCAGGGGGTCCCTTCCTTTTTGGCTGGGCAGCTCCCGGAGCTGGCTTATTTCCCCAGGAAGTGACAATGTTGGGGAGGGTAGCTGAGGACATGCTCGGGGCATCTGCTGTGGTGGGTCCTGAGGAAGTGCTTGGGGCCTCTACTGTGGAAACAAGAATATATATCACATTACACACAGGTCAGTCCAACTTGTGAATGTAAGTGTGAAAATTTCAGGATAATCATGAAATTGTCTAAAGTACCAACCTGAGTTAGAGTTGTCCTTCACCCTGGGAGATACAATCACCCTGGGCAAGTGTGTTTCAGGGGTCATTCCAAGTGGCATATTGTTTCTGTTTGGGGTGGCAAGGTGGCCAAACATTCTCCCACCCTGGCCAGCACATTGGTCTGCAGAAAGTCACACAATTCAAGAATGAAGTGCAAATTCAACAACTTTGCAAGTTACAATAGGTGATAAAGCATTTAACACCCAGACCCCCATTTGTCAGCGTGCTCCAatatttcaaaatgcatacattAATCTTGGGAAGATCCATCCTTACACAGCCCATGGGAATTGTAGTCGTTGCCTTACTAACAACCCCGTATTTCCTCCAAAATACGGTATAATATTGTGTACAAGTCTGCGAACATATCTTACCAAACCAAATGTCTGCGTTGTCCTCCGTATCCAATGCTTTGAAATCAATGACATGTGACGGTGCATCAAATTCGTAGTGACTTGCCGATTCACTCTGCGCCATCTCACCATCCATTTCAGCAgctgtctgtagctggtctcctaACAAGCAGATGTTGATGACAGGAGGCCAATTGTTAAGATAGGAGTTAGTTTTTTTCAAAACGTATCAGTGGCTAACTTCGCTAAATTAGCGAGCAAAAcgtcacacttttcccccatgAACACATTTAACTGCGTAGCGacaatatagatatacagtactttAACATAACAAGCACAAGAGCCATATAAAAACAAAATACCAGAAATGGTATCGTTATTAGCCACTGAAGCTAGCTACAGTGGCTAACGTCGGGTTACTAGCTAGATACTGTACTGTTGATCCAAATTATCTGGGGATATTATGAGATAAAAAAATTGTTAACATGTTCATAAAAATACACTACATTATATCATACCTTTTAAACGTGTATCTTAGAAACACAACCAAGCCGTAGTGGCAATCCCTTGAGCCGTCAGTTAGCTTCAGTGCTGAAATAACAAAATAAGGTATGGCGTTACCGTTTAAATTTCCTCCCCATTTGAACCAGCCAATCAACAGCCTCTTCCAGAGCAATTGGTTTTCCATTGGCTCAACATGCCTAGATTACGGCATTCTCAAATTATATTTCCTGCCACGTGAGGACTTTCTGTAACAATTCTGAATGCTCACATTCTTACATTTTCATTTGGCTACATTTtactaatttagcagacactcttacccaGAGTCAAGTAATGTATCTAGATAAGAAACCCACATAAGTAATTGTAATTTAAAATTCCCTAAAAAAAAACAGCTATCAGCAAAAACCTACAACAGTGCACGAGTTCGTTTTGGATGGCCCCCCGGTGCACCGGGTAAGCGGGGTTTACACATTTAAAACTATTCCATTGGTCCTCAAAATAAAACTCCACTCAACTGGGACAACGGCCCATGCAAAACTAACTCTTCCagtaacaggggggggggggggggggttcaacaacaacagatgaaaggggaaatCTTTGACCATGTTCTTTGAAGAGCATCATTTTTCCTCATTAATTTATCAACAATGTAACAAATTTTACTCGATGGGCAATCAACTGTACATAATAAATGTGCATTTGCACAGCATCATGCTCTGTAGGCTTAATCTTTATCAATTATTAAATAAAGTAGCAATTTTTTGGCATGTTAGGCCTACTTATTTAGGCCTATGCTATGGTCTAACTTAAACAAATGATATGGATACAAAGGTTGAAATAGACTTGGGTCTTTAATCAACACTCAGTGCAAATAATATTTTTCAGATGTAAAGAAAAAACATGATTCATGTGCATGTTACAATAATGCATTCATTAATCGTAATCAACAATAATAAGTAACAATAGtacaaatacatttgataaaaACATATGATATGTAGGCACAACACTGATGTCTGCATGCAGGACATTTCAAGCTTTTGTTCAATAAAGAAAGTCAATACAActgggatgggtggggttggagtGAATACGCCTTCCTTCGGAGGGTGCTACATTTTCTGGATCATGACCTGAAATTTACCTGTGTAGAAATAAACAATATGTCAGAAGGATAAAAGTACTGTATATCCCAAGATCATTTTGCTCTTCCCATACCAACATCACACACAACATACTATATCAGTCTGGGCTGGCTGATGTTTTTGGTTGGTTGTTGAGTAATGGTTGGGGCATGGTTATGCTTGAGAATCATAATAGCTCTGGATACCTGTAATAAGTCTAACTTTCATTAAACTGTTTACAACCCTGGATGGCTTGTTTATGGAGGAATGTGTGGTTAGATGTTTAATAGGTTTCTCAATTCACAAGCTCTCCCAAAGAGAAAAGTCTTCCTTACAGGCAGGCATAACGGACACCTCTGCTGTGACAATACTCTTCACTCCCAGGTTGGAAAGCCCTCCTCTAACCAGGCCACATGTGAACGCCAAATACTGCAATGACAGGGGCAGGGAGAACCATTTATGTGGTGAAAGTTGTCCAGGTATAAATGGTGCTTGACAAGTGAGTTTTTCCCCATTATGCTTCCTCACCTTTGGGGCATGCTCCAAATACTGTTTACCGGCAGAGAGCTGAGTGAGTAACCGGAACTTGTTATCCTGCAGGACATAAATACCCTGAAAAATAATCCACAGAAATCAACACTACATGAAAGATTACAATATATTCAGTGAAAATATTTGACTGCATAATATTTCCACGAGAGGTGGTGATTGAAGTGCAATTGGAAAATGTAACCTTACTTGGTGGTTTGTTCTTAGGTTGTCAATTTGCTTTTTGAAGACACAGGTCCAGAAGTCTTTGCAGATGAATTTCATGACATCAAGCTCATCTTTAAACCGTGCTGTGTCTTTGGTGAACCTAAAGAAAAAGAGTATGTTCACCATGATGTTGTTCCCAGGGCCGGCTCCAGACAGAAACAGGTACTTAGGGCCCCAGGCCGCAACCAACCCAgggcagctatctaaacttgtagtaatcatagtCGAATACCGACCGGTCAtgcagggcacgtgcccaggggtcctgacctccagggggcccctattgattttgttagttacgctcactcagatatcattaacatggcataaatcaatgcaaaatgtgtagaattgcaggaaattagacTTAAAACTGAAATGTCTCTCCggccaatggcaaaatgtgtagaactgcagaaaactTGACTCAAACCTGCAActttcatattttatttatttttactcagtcagggtctcaacttactgttgagagttagaatacacAAGATGCAAGTTCAAAATGTGGCTGTGCATCAGACATTTttatcttgttatgtcagtcactagctaggtttccatccaattggatacagattttcatacaaatattctaaaatctgcataaaaacaatatgtgcattttcccaccagagatgtgttccCATCGAATTGACatgttgcagataaaaggctgtgcgtgatgacgtaatgcatataaaaatacatttgcagttaaattcccatgtacagaataaaaattcAAGTTAAATTGGTTTCTATCGCATTTTCAA belongs to Salvelinus alpinus chromosome 28, SLU_Salpinus.1, whole genome shotgun sequence and includes:
- the trappc6b gene encoding trafficking protein particle complex subunit 6b isoform X1 — its product is MADEALFQFLHNEVIQYIYKSSEHGEMENGRCITKLENMGFRVGQGLIERFTKDTARFKDELDVMKFICKDFWTCVFKKQIDNLRTNHQGIYVLQDNKFRLLTQLSAGKQYLEHAPKYLAFTCGLVRGGLSNLGVKSIVTAEVSVMPACKFQVMIQKM
- the trappc6b gene encoding trafficking protein particle complex subunit 6b isoform X2; this translates as MADEALFQFLHNEVIQYIYKSSEHGEMENGRCITKLENMGFRVGQGLIERFTKDTARFKDELDVMKFICKDFWTCVFKKQIDNLRTNHQDNKFRLLTQLSAGKQYLEHAPKYLAFTCGLVRGGLSNLGVKSIVTAEVSVMPACKFQVMIQKM